One stretch of Caldinitratiruptor microaerophilus DNA includes these proteins:
- a CDS encoding branched-chain amino acid ABC transporter permease has product MQAFLQQIVNGLTIGSVYALVALGYTMVFGVLKIVNFAHGELFMLGAYLGFTAAVTWTEVARTATGLILFTLGASLVVAVVGLLVERVAYRPLRRSSRLATVVSALGVSIFLQNAVMLLYGPNYQVYPEGLVSDRAWQVFGVEITLMRAAILATSLALMAGLYFFVMRTRLGMATRAAAIDQDTARLMGIDVDAIIRLIFFLGPLLGAVAGILVGLFYRQINFTMGWTYGMKAFTAAILGGIGNIPGAMVGGLLLGILETLGAGYVSAAWKDALAFFILIGILILRPTGLLGERVAEKV; this is encoded by the coding sequence GTGCAGGCATTCCTGCAGCAGATCGTCAACGGGCTCACCATCGGGTCGGTCTACGCCCTGGTGGCGCTGGGCTACACGATGGTCTTCGGCGTGCTCAAGATCGTCAACTTCGCGCATGGCGAGCTGTTCATGCTGGGGGCGTACCTGGGCTTCACCGCCGCCGTCACCTGGACGGAGGTCGCCCGCACGGCGACCGGTCTCATCCTCTTCACGCTCGGCGCGTCGCTCGTCGTCGCCGTGGTCGGGCTGCTCGTGGAGCGGGTGGCCTACCGCCCCCTGCGCCGGTCGAGCCGCCTGGCCACCGTGGTGTCCGCCCTGGGCGTGTCGATCTTCCTCCAGAACGCCGTGATGCTCCTCTACGGACCCAACTACCAGGTGTACCCGGAGGGCCTCGTCTCCGACCGGGCGTGGCAGGTGTTCGGCGTCGAGATCACGCTCATGCGCGCGGCCATCCTGGCCACCTCGCTCGCCCTGATGGCGGGCCTGTACTTCTTCGTCATGCGGACCCGCCTCGGGATGGCGACCCGGGCGGCCGCGATCGACCAGGACACGGCCCGGCTCATGGGCATCGACGTGGACGCCATCATCCGGCTCATCTTCTTCCTCGGGCCGCTGCTCGGGGCCGTGGCCGGGATCCTGGTCGGCCTCTTCTACCGCCAGATCAACTTCACCATGGGCTGGACCTACGGCATGAAGGCCTTCACGGCCGCCATCCTGGGAGGCATCGGCAACATCCCCGGGGCGATGGTGGGCGGGCTCCTCCTCGGCATCCTGGAGACCCTCGGTGCAGGATACGTGTCTGCCGCCTGGAAGGATGCCCTGGCCTTCTTCATCCTCATCGGGATCCTCATCCTGCGGCCGACCGGCCTCCTGGGCGAGCGCGTGGCGGAGAAGGTGTGA
- a CDS encoding branched-chain amino acid ABC transporter permease translates to MLASPGARRLALGGLALAAALLPLALTNYWLDVLTFYGLYVLLGLALNVVVGYTGLFNLGQAAFYGIGAYVTAILNTRLGVPVLLTLPVAAVAAGAVAYAVGRPILHLRGDYLALVTIGLGEITLIAINNDVFGLTGGPNGIFGIDRPSVLGFVFGTSLRYYYLVWAVVAVVIGLLHRLENSRVGRAWMLIREDEVAAAAAGVDVAAYKTLAFSLSAALAGAVGTLYAGKMTVIAPESFSTWESVLMFSIVILGGAGSIPGVFVGALGMVVLPELFRDFSNWRMLVFGAAMVAMMVFRPAGLWPARPSAAPGRPAKGGARRAAA, encoded by the coding sequence ATGCTCGCAAGTCCGGGCGCCCGCCGGCTGGCCCTCGGGGGCCTCGCCCTGGCGGCGGCGCTCCTGCCTCTGGCGCTGACGAACTACTGGCTCGACGTGCTCACCTTCTACGGGCTGTACGTCCTTCTCGGCCTCGCCCTCAACGTGGTGGTGGGTTACACGGGCCTGTTCAACCTCGGCCAGGCGGCCTTCTACGGCATCGGCGCCTACGTCACCGCCATCCTCAACACCCGCCTGGGCGTGCCCGTCCTCCTCACCCTGCCCGTGGCCGCCGTGGCGGCCGGCGCCGTGGCCTACGCCGTGGGCCGTCCCATCCTGCACCTGCGCGGCGACTACCTGGCCCTCGTCACCATCGGGCTGGGCGAGATCACGCTCATCGCCATCAACAACGACGTCTTCGGGCTCACCGGCGGGCCGAACGGCATCTTCGGCATCGACCGGCCGTCCGTCCTCGGTTTCGTCTTCGGAACCTCGCTCCGCTATTACTACCTCGTCTGGGCGGTCGTGGCCGTGGTGATCGGGCTCCTGCACCGGCTGGAGAACTCCCGGGTGGGGCGGGCCTGGATGCTCATCCGGGAGGACGAGGTGGCCGCTGCCGCGGCCGGCGTCGACGTCGCGGCGTACAAGACCCTGGCCTTCAGCCTGTCCGCCGCGCTGGCGGGCGCGGTCGGGACGCTCTACGCCGGGAAGATGACGGTGATCGCCCCGGAGAGCTTCAGCACCTGGGAATCGGTCCTGATGTTCAGCATCGTGATCCTGGGTGGCGCCGGCTCCATCCCGGGCGTGTTCGTCGGCGCCCTCGGCATGGTGGTGCTGCCCGAGCTCTTCCGGGACTTCTCGAACTGGCGAATGCTCGTCTTCGGCGCCGCCATGGTGGCGATGATGGTCTTCCGCCCGGCGGGCCTGTGGCCGGCACGTCCTTCCGCAGCCCCGGGGCGGCCCGCGAAGGGAGGTGCCCGCCGTGCCGCTGCTTGA
- a CDS encoding ABC transporter ATP-binding protein, protein MPLLELERVTRRFGGLVAVQDVSFTVNEGEILGLIGPNGAGKTTVFNLITGILRPDSGHIRLDGTDITGWKPHAVAARGIARTFQNNRLFWGLTVLENALAGQHSRGRAGVLASVLRTPAQRAEEERMAATARRSLERLGLWERRDLPARSLPYGDQKRLELARALASEPRLLILDEPAGGLNEEETAELAEIIRGIRRDGITVLVIEHDMSLVMGLCDRIVVLDNGQKIAEGTPAQVQSDPVVIEAYLGRDQAEEVAG, encoded by the coding sequence GTGCCGCTGCTTGAGCTGGAGCGGGTGACGCGGCGGTTCGGCGGCCTCGTGGCGGTCCAGGACGTCTCCTTCACGGTGAACGAGGGCGAGATCCTGGGGCTCATCGGGCCCAACGGCGCCGGGAAGACCACCGTGTTCAACCTCATCACCGGCATCCTCCGCCCCGACAGCGGCCACATCCGCCTGGACGGGACCGACATCACCGGCTGGAAGCCGCACGCCGTCGCCGCCCGCGGGATCGCCCGCACGTTCCAGAACAACCGGCTGTTCTGGGGCCTCACGGTCCTGGAGAACGCGCTGGCCGGCCAGCACAGCCGGGGCCGGGCCGGGGTCCTGGCCTCGGTCCTTCGGACGCCGGCGCAGCGGGCCGAGGAGGAACGGATGGCCGCGACCGCGCGCCGCAGCCTGGAGCGGCTGGGGCTCTGGGAGCGGCGGGACCTCCCCGCCCGGTCGCTCCCCTACGGCGACCAGAAGCGGCTGGAACTGGCCCGGGCGCTGGCCTCCGAGCCGCGACTCCTCATCCTCGACGAGCCGGCCGGCGGGCTCAACGAGGAGGAGACGGCCGAGCTGGCCGAGATCATCCGGGGCATCCGCCGGGACGGCATCACCGTGCTGGTGATCGAGCACGACATGAGCCTGGTGATGGGCCTGTGCGACCGCATCGTGGTGCTGGACAACGGGCAGAAGATCGCCGAGGGGACCCCCGCCCAGGTCCAGTCCGACCCGGTCGTGATCGAGGCGTACCTGGGTCGCGACCAGGCGGAGGAGGTGGCGGGATGA
- a CDS encoding ABC transporter ATP-binding protein — MTRLLTVTDLHVYYGSVHALKGVSLEVAEGEVVALLGANGAGKTTLLRTISGLVRPRQGEIRLGDRVITHLPAHEIVALGVAHAPEGRRVFGTLTVEENLTLGAYVRGATPEVEETRAWVYDLFPRLRERRRQMAGTLSGGEQQMLAIGRALMARPRLLLLDEPSLGLAPLLVQSIFRTIAEIARQGVTILLVEQNARAALRLAQRGYVLTTGTILASGSAAELMAGDRVKAAYLSGRSALTS; from the coding sequence ATGACGCGGCTCCTCACCGTCACCGACCTGCACGTGTACTACGGAAGCGTCCACGCACTCAAGGGCGTGAGCCTGGAGGTCGCCGAGGGCGAGGTCGTGGCCCTGCTGGGCGCCAACGGCGCCGGGAAGACGACCCTCCTGCGCACCATCTCCGGCCTCGTCCGGCCCCGGCAGGGCGAGATCCGGCTGGGCGACCGGGTGATCACGCACCTGCCCGCCCACGAGATCGTCGCACTGGGCGTCGCACACGCCCCCGAGGGCCGGCGGGTGTTCGGCACGCTCACGGTGGAAGAGAACCTCACGCTGGGCGCGTATGTCCGCGGCGCCACGCCGGAGGTCGAGGAGACCCGGGCCTGGGTCTACGACCTGTTCCCCCGCCTCCGGGAGCGCCGCCGCCAGATGGCCGGGACGCTCTCCGGCGGCGAGCAGCAGATGCTGGCCATCGGCCGCGCCCTCATGGCCCGGCCCCGCCTCCTGCTCCTCGACGAGCCTTCCCTGGGGCTCGCGCCTCTCCTCGTCCAGTCGATCTTCCGCACCATCGCCGAGATCGCCCGGCAGGGCGTCACCATCCTCCTGGTGGAGCAGAACGCCCGGGCGGCGCTGCGTCTGGCGCAGCGGGGTTACGTCCTCACCACCGGGACGATCCTCGCGTCGGGCTCCGCCGCCGAGCTGATGGCAGGGGATCGGGTGAAGGCCGCCTACCTGAGCGGCCGCTCTGCCCTGACGAGCTGA
- a CDS encoding proline dehydrogenase family protein, whose product MDATLLARRAILSLFLNPTVAGAAQRYGMKLGALRFIAGAERADAIAAVRRLNEKGIAATLDYLGESVTRPEEAEATVREYVELLGDIHRAGVDSNVSIKLTAMGLAIDADLALAGARRLVQEAARLGNFVRIDMEDTPWTDATLRIYRTLRAEGLDNVGVVIQAYLYRSEKDLEDLAALGANVRLCKGAYKEPPDRAFPDKAQVDANYLKLAARRLRSGLYTGFATHDERAIAFVKEEARRLGLGRDRFEFQMLYGIRGDLQEQLVREGYRVRVYVPYGTQWYPYFVRRLAERPANVAFVLRNILRG is encoded by the coding sequence ATGGACGCCACACTCCTCGCCCGCCGTGCCATCCTCTCCCTCTTCCTCAACCCGACCGTGGCCGGAGCTGCCCAGCGCTACGGCATGAAGCTGGGTGCGCTCCGGTTCATCGCCGGGGCCGAGCGCGCGGACGCCATCGCCGCGGTGAGGCGCCTGAACGAGAAGGGCATCGCCGCCACCCTCGATTACCTCGGCGAGAGCGTGACCCGCCCGGAGGAGGCCGAGGCGACGGTGCGGGAGTACGTGGAGCTTCTCGGCGACATCCACCGGGCCGGGGTCGACTCCAACGTCTCCATCAAGCTCACGGCCATGGGCCTGGCCATCGACGCCGACCTGGCCCTGGCCGGCGCCCGGCGCCTCGTGCAGGAGGCCGCCCGCCTGGGGAACTTCGTCCGGATCGACATGGAGGACACACCGTGGACCGACGCCACCCTCCGGATCTACCGCACCCTGCGGGCGGAGGGGCTGGACAACGTCGGCGTGGTCATCCAGGCCTACCTGTACCGGAGCGAGAAGGACCTGGAGGACCTGGCCGCGCTGGGGGCCAACGTGCGCCTCTGCAAGGGTGCTTACAAGGAGCCCCCCGACCGGGCGTTCCCCGACAAGGCGCAAGTTGACGCCAACTACCTCAAGCTCGCCGCCCGGCGCCTGCGGAGCGGGCTCTACACGGGATTCGCCACCCACGACGAGCGGGCGATCGCCTTCGTCAAGGAGGAGGCGCGCCGCCTCGGCCTCGGCCGGGACCGCTTCGAGTTCCAGATGCTCTACGGGATCCGGGGCGACCTCCAGGAGCAGCTGGTCCGGGAGGGCTACCGGGTCCGGGTCTACGTGCCCTACGGCACCCAGTGGTACCCGTACTTCGTGCGGCGGCTGGCCGAGCGCCCGGCCAACGTGGCGTTCGTGCTCCGCAACATCCTGAGGGGCTGA
- a CDS encoding NAD(P)/FAD-dependent oxidoreductase, with the protein MAETADVVIAGGGIVGLATAYYLAARGIRDVLVLEREPALVTGSTARSAGGIRLQFSTEVNIRLSRYGLEVLRRFRDEFGVDPAFRQVGYLFLLSTPEEEAAFRRNLELQRRLGVPVHWLEPGEVARDFPWVNPEGLVGATFCPEDGHADPYTVAMAFGRRARELGVRVATGRSVTGVRVAGGRVRGVDTPAGPVEAPVVVNAAGPDAGAVGRMAGVDVPVEPYRRQVFVTDAFAGLPREIPLTIDFATSSYARREGDRVLFGMSDPEEPPGRPLVVDDAFLVRAAATIAARIPALAEARVARGWAGYYEVTPDHNAIVGPVPEVEGLYVAAGFSGHGFQHGPGVGRVIAEMIAGEEPFLDVRSLSIERFRTGKSLREQGVV; encoded by the coding sequence GTGGCCGAGACCGCGGACGTCGTGATCGCGGGCGGGGGGATCGTGGGCCTGGCGACCGCCTACTACCTGGCCGCCCGGGGCATCCGCGACGTGCTCGTCCTGGAGCGGGAGCCGGCGCTGGTGACGGGGTCGACGGCCCGCAGCGCCGGCGGCATCCGCCTGCAGTTCTCGACCGAGGTCAACATCCGGCTCTCCCGTTACGGGCTGGAGGTGCTGCGGCGGTTCCGCGACGAGTTCGGGGTCGACCCGGCCTTCCGCCAGGTGGGCTACCTGTTCCTCCTCAGCACCCCCGAAGAGGAGGCGGCGTTCCGCCGGAACCTGGAGCTGCAGCGGCGGCTGGGCGTGCCGGTGCACTGGCTGGAGCCGGGCGAGGTGGCCCGCGACTTCCCCTGGGTCAACCCGGAGGGGCTCGTGGGAGCCACCTTCTGCCCGGAGGACGGCCACGCGGACCCCTACACGGTGGCGATGGCCTTCGGCCGTCGGGCCCGGGAGCTGGGCGTGCGGGTGGCGACCGGCCGCTCCGTGACCGGGGTGCGGGTGGCCGGAGGACGGGTCCGGGGGGTCGACACGCCGGCGGGGCCGGTGGAGGCGCCGGTCGTCGTGAACGCCGCCGGGCCGGACGCCGGTGCGGTCGGCCGGATGGCGGGCGTCGACGTGCCGGTCGAGCCCTACCGGCGCCAGGTCTTCGTCACGGACGCGTTCGCCGGGCTCCCGCGTGAGATCCCGCTCACGATCGACTTCGCCACCTCGTCGTACGCCCGCCGGGAAGGCGACCGGGTCCTCTTCGGCATGAGCGACCCCGAGGAGCCGCCGGGCCGGCCCCTCGTGGTGGACGACGCCTTCCTCGTGCGCGCCGCCGCCACGATCGCCGCGCGCATCCCGGCCCTCGCCGAGGCCCGCGTGGCCCGTGGGTGGGCGGGCTACTACGAGGTGACGCCGGACCACAACGCCATCGTGGGCCCCGTGCCGGAGGTCGAGGGGCTGTACGTGGCGGCGGGGTTCAGCGGCCACGGCTTCCAGCACGGGCCGGGCGTGGGCCGGGTGATCGCGGAGATGATCGCCGGCGAGGAGCCGTTCCTGGACGTGCGCTCCCTCTCGATCGAGCGCTTCCGCACCGGCAAGTCCCTGCGGGAGCAGGGCGTGGTCTGA
- a CDS encoding DedA family protein: MAGGLSELWRGGLADAAAHWGPIGVAILMFLDGACVPVPSEPILAFAGFLAARRGGGLPALVLMANLAFLAGSAAAYAAARAGGRALVRRWGPAIRLRADALEQLERWFERWGALAVFGARFFPGARTLVSIPAGIARMPPARFLWLTFLGSLPWSYGFAYAGYALGERWGDIRLPLTWIAGAGFAALVLLALRGLGRPRLGR, translated from the coding sequence GTGGCGGGAGGCCTGAGCGAGCTGTGGCGAGGGGGCCTGGCCGATGCGGCGGCGCACTGGGGGCCCATCGGCGTGGCCATCCTCATGTTCCTGGACGGGGCGTGCGTCCCCGTCCCCAGCGAGCCCATCCTCGCTTTCGCCGGCTTCCTGGCGGCCCGGCGGGGGGGAGGGCTGCCGGCGCTCGTGCTCATGGCGAACCTGGCCTTCCTTGCCGGTTCCGCCGCCGCGTACGCGGCCGCGCGCGCCGGCGGCCGGGCCCTGGTGCGTCGCTGGGGTCCGGCCATTCGCCTCCGGGCGGACGCGCTCGAGCAGCTGGAGCGCTGGTTCGAGCGGTGGGGCGCGCTGGCAGTGTTCGGCGCGCGCTTCTTCCCGGGCGCGCGCACGCTGGTCTCCATCCCGGCCGGCATCGCCCGGATGCCGCCCGCCCGCTTCCTCTGGCTCACGTTTCTGGGCTCGCTGCCGTGGTCCTACGGCTTCGCCTACGCCGGGTATGCCCTGGGGGAGCGCTGGGGCGACATCCGGCTGCCCCTCACGTGGATCGCGGGCGCCGGGTTCGCCGCCCTGGTCCTGCTGGCGCTGCGGGGCCTCGGGCGCCCCCGGCTGGGTCGCTGA
- a CDS encoding deoxyribonuclease IV produces the protein MILGAHLTITAGLAAAMDLCVELGGNTFQFFTRNPRGGKQRDMTDGEIQEGNERRAALGVQALVGHFPYTVNLASPKPDAYRFARDVLYQDLRWGDRIGADVLVVHPGSHVGEGVDAGIERIAGAVRHALDGYAGRTRLLLETMSGQGSEVGYEPGHLRRILEAADWHPALGVCLDSCHLFAAGFDLRTPEGVAGMVETFDRVIGLDRIGCLHLNDSKTPLGSHRDRHELIGRGHLGRAGIRAILENPFIRTLPVVLETPVDDIREYADEIRAVREILAERD, from the coding sequence TTGATCCTGGGCGCGCACCTCACCATCACGGCCGGACTGGCCGCCGCCATGGACCTGTGCGTCGAACTCGGTGGGAACACGTTCCAGTTCTTCACCCGCAATCCCCGCGGGGGCAAGCAGCGCGACATGACCGACGGCGAGATCCAGGAGGGCAACGAGCGCCGCGCCGCCCTGGGGGTGCAGGCCCTCGTCGGGCACTTCCCGTACACCGTGAACCTCGCCTCGCCCAAGCCGGACGCGTACCGCTTCGCCCGGGACGTGCTGTACCAGGACCTCCGCTGGGGCGACCGGATCGGCGCGGACGTGCTGGTGGTCCACCCCGGCAGCCACGTGGGCGAAGGGGTCGACGCAGGGATCGAGCGCATCGCGGGGGCGGTCCGCCACGCCCTCGACGGGTACGCCGGGCGCACCCGGCTCCTCCTGGAGACGATGTCCGGCCAGGGAAGCGAGGTGGGCTACGAACCCGGTCACCTGCGCCGGATCCTCGAGGCCGCCGACTGGCACCCGGCCCTGGGCGTGTGCCTGGATTCGTGCCACCTCTTCGCCGCCGGCTTCGACCTGCGCACCCCCGAGGGGGTGGCGGGGATGGTGGAGACCTTTGACCGGGTGATCGGCCTGGACCGCATCGGCTGCCTGCACCTCAACGACTCCAAGACGCCGCTCGGCTCGCACCGGGACCGGCACGAGCTGATCGGCCGGGGGCACCTGGGCCGGGCCGGCATCCGTGCCATCCTGGAGAACCCCTTCATCCGTACCCTGCCGGTCGTCCTGGAAACGCCTGTGGACGACATCCGCGAGTACGCGGACGAGATCCGGGCCGTGCGGGAGATCCTGGCGGAGCGCGACTGA
- the queG gene encoding tRNA epoxyqueuosine(34) reductase QueG, whose translation MRLEDELKAYARSIGLDAVGIAAAGPFAPERDVLLDRQARGLRTTFEEPDVELRTDPQRLLPGARSIVAVGVSYLSRAHVPGARDGESGADGPRGFLSRYCRGPDYHVYLRERLRLLAAWLAARVPGARTYAFADTEPPIDRAVAERAGLGFYGRSGLLISPVYGTWLFLGGLLTDVQLEPDPPWHGTCGNCTRCVDACPTGAIIEDGVVDPRRCLSYVTQMKGSLPEDLREPLGNMIFGCDVCQDVCPYNRRPSVRAGDHPELSALPQVGGDDGPLLAELIRLSPATFRSTYARTAAGWRGKTVLQRNAAVALGNSRDPRAVPLLAEALGNPSPVVRAHAAWALGRLAAALPDLAPEVREILEQALATETEPAVRQALSKAANDAKTPAGTAGETPVRPGGPG comes from the coding sequence GTGCGGCTGGAGGACGAGCTGAAGGCGTACGCCCGGTCCATCGGTCTGGACGCCGTCGGCATCGCGGCGGCCGGGCCCTTCGCGCCCGAGCGCGACGTCCTCCTCGACCGGCAGGCCCGGGGGCTCCGTACGACCTTCGAGGAACCGGACGTCGAGCTCCGCACCGACCCGCAGCGCCTTCTTCCCGGCGCCCGCTCGATCGTCGCCGTCGGGGTGAGCTACCTTTCTCGGGCACACGTGCCCGGAGCCAGGGACGGGGAGTCCGGCGCGGACGGCCCGCGTGGCTTTCTGTCCCGCTACTGCCGGGGACCCGACTACCACGTGTACCTGCGGGAGCGCCTGCGGCTCCTGGCTGCCTGGCTCGCCGCGCGGGTGCCCGGGGCGCGCACCTACGCCTTCGCCGACACGGAGCCACCCATCGACCGGGCGGTCGCCGAGCGGGCCGGACTCGGCTTCTACGGCCGCAGCGGCCTTCTCATCAGCCCCGTGTACGGCACCTGGCTCTTCCTCGGCGGGCTCCTCACCGACGTCCAGCTCGAGCCCGACCCGCCCTGGCACGGCACGTGCGGGAACTGCACCCGCTGCGTGGACGCCTGCCCCACCGGGGCGATCATCGAGGACGGGGTGGTCGACCCGCGCCGCTGCCTGTCCTACGTCACCCAGATGAAGGGCTCCCTGCCCGAGGACCTCCGGGAGCCCCTCGGCAACATGATCTTCGGCTGTGACGTCTGCCAGGACGTCTGCCCGTACAACCGGCGCCCCTCCGTGCGGGCCGGCGATCACCCGGAACTGTCCGCCCTCCCGCAGGTCGGCGGCGACGACGGACCCCTCCTGGCCGAGCTGATCCGCCTCTCCCCGGCCACCTTCCGGTCCACGTACGCCCGCACGGCGGCCGGCTGGCGCGGGAAGACGGTGCTGCAGCGCAACGCGGCCGTCGCGCTCGGCAACAGCCGGGACCCCCGGGCGGTGCCCCTGCTGGCGGAAGCGCTGGGAAACCCTTCGCCGGTCGTGAGGGCACACGCGGCCTGGGCCCTGGGCCGGCTGGCCGCCGCCCTGCCGGACCTGGCCCCGGAGGTGCGGGAGATCCTGGAGCAGGCGCTGGCCACCGAGACAGAGCCGGCGGTCCGGCAGGCCCTCTCGAAAGCCGCGAACGACGCGAAAACCCCCGCCGGAACGGCGGGGGAGACGCCTGTCCGTCCGGGCGGGCCCGGGTAG